The window AAACATGATGAAAGGTGCTTTCCATTAACCAAATCCCCGCAAGGGGACTGAAACCTAACAGATATTCCTAATGCAGCACCAAGCGTTCTCCTTTCCATTAACCAAATCCCCGCAAGGGGACTGAAACTAAAAACAATGGACAAAATATTAATTGATAATTACTACTTTCCATTAACCAAATCCCCGCAAGGGGACTGAAACGGTCTAAGTCAGATGTAGTGTTCCAACTCAAGCTCTTTCCATTAACCAAATCCCCGCAAGGGGACTGAAACATGCTTCTAAGGCTTTTAATAATCTAACTACAACCGCCCTTTCCATTAACCAAATCCCCGCAAGGGGACTGAAACATGACGAGACGATCGAGCGTGCGATCGCGGCGATGGCTTTCCATTAACCAAATCCCCGCAAGGGGACTGAAACCTAGAAATAACATTGCCGTTAGCATCAATCGTCTGACTTTCCATTAACCAAATCCCCGCAAGGGGACTGAAACCAAGCAAAAGCTAAACGTTGAGGTTGACGCAGGACTTTCCATTAACCAAATCCCCGCAAGGGGACTGAAACGATAATTTTAATCCTCATAGCAACCAAAGATTTAATCTTTCCATTAACCAAATCCCCGCAAGGGGACTGAAACACTCAAACCGCTACTACATCAGAGTTGTGGCGGTTTTTACTTTCCATTAACCAAATCCCCGCAAGGGGACTGAAACCCCAATTGGGTAAGGCGGTTTAACGAGGAATTGACGGCAGAGATTACAAGAAGCGATCGCAGCAAGAAAGCTTTTGCAGTTGTTCTTTTTCCGATGTATTGACGGTTGGGATTGCCGAATACAATCGCACTAATCTTTTCCTAACTTTCGGTTGAAAGAATCCCCATAAGGAGATGAAATCAAAGTAAAATACAAACAGCAAGAATTCGGCATCCTTCTGCTCAATCACAATGCTTCAACCTGCCAAAAGTCGCCGCCAAAAAAAAGAAATATCCGAACTGAGTTGGTCAAAAGATACAGAACTGCTGGGACTAGTTTTTGAATTACAACCACGCGTCAATGCTTCTTTATATCCGCAATATACGATCGGACTTCATGCTTGGTTACTTGACCAAGTGCGTTCATTCGATTCAGAATTATCCGCATATCTTCACGATGGACAATCGGAAAAACCCTTTACAATTTCTGGGTTAGAAGGCACATTGCAACCTGTAGGTAAGGAATTTCTTGTCCAAGCATCACAAACCTATCGTTGGTATGTGACAGCTTTATCAGCAAAAGTGGTGCAATGGTTGACGCAATGGGTAAAAGCATTACCAGAAGAAGTGGCGCTGCGGAATGTATCTTTGGTCATTCAATCATGTCAAATCGCTCTGCCAGCAACTACTTATAAACAGTTATGGGAAGCAGAATACTCATCGCCTACATTAAAACTCAGTTTTATTACACCAACCAGTTTTCGGCGGAAAAAACATCACTTTCCCTTACCATTACCTTTTAATGTGTTTCATAGTTACTTGCGGCGATGGAATGATTTTTCGGGAATGCCTTTTGAACAAGAGGCTTTTTTGGATTGGATAGATGAATCTGCGATCGTCCAACAAGTAAAAGTGGAATCTTCTAAAGTGCAAGCAGGGAAAAAAGGCTCGGTGACGGGATTCGTGGGTGCGATCGAATATGCTTTAAGTAAAGAAGCTCAACAACAATCGGAATTTACGCAATTATTCTATGT is drawn from Phormidium ambiguum IAM M-71 and contains these coding sequences:
- the cas6 gene encoding CRISPR-associated endoribonuclease Cas6 encodes the protein MLQPAKSRRQKKEISELSWSKDTELLGLVFELQPRVNASLYPQYTIGLHAWLLDQVRSFDSELSAYLHDGQSEKPFTISGLEGTLQPVGKEFLVQASQTYRWYVTALSAKVVQWLTQWVKALPEEVALRNVSLVIQSCQIALPATTYKQLWEAEYSSPTLKLSFITPTSFRRKKHHFPLPLPFNVFHSYLRRWNDFSGMPFEQEAFLDWIDESAIVQQVKVESSKVQAGKKGSVTGFVGAIEYALSKEAQQQSEFTQLFYVLGQLAPYCGTGHKTTFGLGQTRNGWVSLPDVPTAPSVEDLLGQRIAQLTEIFVSQRKRTGGERAREIAETWATILARRELGESLQLIAQDLEMSYQTVKTYVKLARAALKSDLQH